The following are from one region of the Moritella sp. 24 genome:
- a CDS encoding chorismate lyase — protein MSDNINNTQMCEPTLSSGPIGCDSKWRWPTILEETLSTRLYDWLVDTGSLTTRLKQYCQTFTVEVLTEGHYPLSDDEKIKLNLTDNIGFVREVLLKLDGTAWVFARSVMPSNTLTAPGAELDKLGNRSLGSVLFNAPDMQRSEIEIAEFDSQSKIYSLSHLFSSEPKASLFGRRSCFLLGGKSLLVAEVFLPDALAYK, from the coding sequence ATGTCAGATAATATAAATAATACTCAGATGTGTGAACCTACATTATCAAGCGGCCCTATTGGGTGCGATTCAAAATGGCGATGGCCAACCATATTAGAAGAAACTCTATCTACGCGGCTTTATGATTGGTTAGTTGATACTGGTTCATTAACGACAAGGTTGAAGCAATATTGCCAGACGTTTACAGTTGAAGTATTAACGGAGGGTCATTATCCACTGTCCGACGACGAAAAAATAAAATTAAATCTAACGGATAATATCGGTTTTGTACGCGAAGTTTTACTGAAACTTGATGGTACGGCTTGGGTCTTTGCACGTAGTGTTATGCCGTCAAATACACTGACTGCACCAGGCGCTGAACTCGATAAATTGGGTAATCGTTCACTCGGTAGCGTATTATTTAACGCGCCAGACATGCAGCGTAGTGAAATTGAAATTGCTGAGTTTGATTCTCAGAGTAAGATATATTCCCTGTCTCATTTATTTTCTTCAGAGCCTAAAGCATCTTTATTTGGTCGTCGTTCATGTTTTTTATTAGGCGGAAAATCATTGCTTGTTGCTGAAGTTTTTTTACCTGATGCTTTGGCATATAAATAA
- the ubiA gene encoding 4-hydroxybenzoate octaprenyltransferase gives MSIMTSKMKDYIQLTRMDKPIGTLLLMWPTLWALWIAAEGMPKLDVLLVFTLGVIFMRAAGCVINDFADRRVDGHVKRTENRPLAAGRISSRAALIFFFALTLLAFLLVLTMNTLTIMLSFVAVVLAASYPFMKRYTHLPQVVLGMAFGWAIPMGFAAQLDTVPSYAWLLFVANILWTVAYDTLYAMVDRDDDLKIGIKSTAILFGDKDKLIVGLLQLSSLLCLGILGWLLVLPTVYFVGLTVVAGLFVYQQSLIVNRDRESCFKAFLHNNYVGMAIFAGIFLSYV, from the coding sequence ATGTCGATTATGACATCAAAGATGAAAGATTACATACAGCTTACTCGTATGGATAAACCGATTGGTACTTTACTGTTAATGTGGCCAACACTTTGGGCATTATGGATTGCAGCTGAAGGAATGCCTAAATTAGATGTTCTACTTGTATTTACATTGGGCGTTATTTTTATGCGTGCAGCAGGTTGTGTCATTAATGATTTTGCAGACCGCCGTGTTGATGGACATGTAAAACGCACTGAAAATAGACCACTTGCAGCAGGGCGGATCTCAAGTCGTGCAGCATTGATATTTTTCTTTGCTCTCACGCTATTAGCATTTCTACTTGTGTTAACCATGAATACGCTGACGATAATGTTATCGTTTGTCGCAGTTGTGCTGGCTGCGAGCTACCCCTTCATGAAGCGCTATACTCATCTTCCTCAAGTTGTATTAGGGATGGCATTTGGTTGGGCTATTCCGATGGGGTTTGCTGCGCAGTTAGACACAGTACCGAGCTATGCATGGTTATTGTTTGTAGCCAATATTTTATGGACAGTCGCTTATGACACCTTGTATGCGATGGTAGATCGAGATGATGATTTAAAAATTGGCATCAAATCTACAGCTATTTTGTTTGGTGATAAAGATAAGTTGATTGTTGGTTTACTGCAATTATCATCATTATTATGCCTTGGTATTCTTGGTTGGTTATTAGTATTGCCGACGGTGTATTTTGTTGGGTTAACAGTTGTAGCTGGCTTGTTTGTATATCAACAAAGTTTGATTGTGAATCGTGATAGAGAATCTTGTTTTAAAGCTTTCTTACATAATAACTATGTTGGAATGGCTATTTTTGCAGGTATTTTTTTAAGTTATGTTTAA
- a CDS encoding flagellar basal body-associated FliL family protein yields MKKLLWLLCMITASLSSAAVSANDSNKPVYIYFGLEPDIITNYISETNKIGFISVSIEFMLADNKSLDVIEKHEPLIRDKIISLLGQQSPQHLRSLTGREEVRKMIQNEVNSLLKQESGEAVIENLLFTKYLLM; encoded by the coding sequence ATGAAAAAATTACTCTGGCTCTTATGCATGATAACAGCATCGCTCTCATCCGCAGCCGTATCAGCCAACGATAGTAATAAGCCCGTGTATATTTATTTTGGCTTAGAGCCTGATATTATTACGAACTATATCAGTGAAACGAACAAGATTGGTTTTATCAGTGTATCAATAGAATTTATGCTCGCAGATAATAAAAGCTTAGATGTAATAGAAAAACATGAACCGTTAATCAGAGATAAAATAATTTCATTATTAGGCCAACAATCACCACAGCATTTACGCTCTCTGACTGGTAGAGAAGAGGTCCGAAAGATGATTCAAAATGAAGTTAATAGTTTATTAAAGCAAGAAAGCGGTGAAGCGGTTATCGAGAATTTATTATTTACCAAATATTTATTAATGTAG